The window tggaaccgaaatgaaatgaaaaatcttgatgagaaattttcatttaatgttgcatatgacatcatgaataatgatgatgatccagaaccaacatctatggttgaatgtcaaaatagacatgattgggctcaatggaaagaagcaatacgagctgaattagaatcactcaataaaagaaaagttttcggatccatcattctcactcctaaagatgtgaaacctgtaggatacagatggatttttgtccgaaaaagaaatgagaaaaatgaagttacaaggtataaagctagacttgtagctcaaggtttttctcaaagaccgggaattgattatgaagaaacttattctcctgttatggatgcaattacttttaggtacttaatcagtctggcagtttctaaaaatttagaaatgcatctcatggatgttgtgactgcttatctatatggatcacttgatagtgatatatatatgaagatacctgaaggatttaaggtaccagaagcatcaaatgcaaaacccaaagaaatgtattcgattaaattacaaagatctttatatgggttaaaacaatcgggacgtatgtggtataaccgattaagtgattacttgataagcaaagggtatacaaataatcttacttgcccttgtgttttcattaagaaaacaacatccggatatgtgatcatagctgtttatgttgatgatcttaacatcataggtacaaataaagagatccatgaagccattcaacttctaaagaaagaatttgaaatgaaagatctcggaaaaaccaagtattgtcttggtttacaaattgagcatatgcctaatggtttacttgtacatcaaacaacatatactgaaaagattttgaaacgtttcaatatggacaaggcaaaaccattaagtactcctatggttgttagatcactcaatgttgaagctgatccatttcgtccatgtgaagatcaagaagacattcttggaccagaagtaccatatcttagtgcaattggagctcttatgtatcttacaaattgtacaagacctgacatttcttttgtagttaatttgttggcaaggttcagctctgctcctaccaaaagacactggaatgggatcaaacacatatttcgataccttcgaggaactactgatttaggattattttattctaacgaatcaaaacaagatttggttggttatgcagatgcaggttatttatctgatccacataaagctaaatctcaaactggatatgtattcctaaatggaggtactgcaatatcatggcgttctcaaaaacaaacacttgttgctacatcgtcaaatcatgccgaagtgattgcattacatgaagctactcgagaatgtttttggttgagatcaatgacacaactcattactgattcttgtggactagaacgcgataaaagtccaacaactatctatgaagataatgcagcttgcatagcacagatgaaagaagggtatatcaaaagtgaccgaacaaaacacataccacctagattcttctcatacactcaaaatctcattaaggacaaccagattgaaatgagatatgtgcaatctagcaaaaactccgctgatcttttcacgaaagcacttccaactgctattttcagaacacacgttcataacattggcatgagacatgttcaaaagatgtaacagctgaagcgatgtctacttgagggggagtcaactccatgctgcactctttttcccttagctaaagttttttcccactgggttttctttagcaaggtttttaacgaggcagtaatttatagttgatcttcaataaaataaaattgctatccaagggggagtgttataataataataataatatagatatggatagtcaattttggtgtatacatatagtcaattttggtacacaaagtatgtatttttatattgagattttaggctataaatactcatgaatgcaagcattaaacttgcaccatttctcacacttacaaagtgtttctttctttctctccattatcatctttgttcttacactttattattagtattctaaatcaagaatcaaatcactaaaggtagttataagcctactgaattataacatcaagaatcaaaccactaaaggtagttataagcctactgaattataacatcaagaatcaaaccactaaaggtagttataagcctactgaattataacaggtataacatttatctttcttTTGTTTCAATAACAAACTGATTAATTCTTTAACGCTAAAGCCTATCAAAGATTGTGTAACAATACACAAATATGGATGCTTCAAAGCCTATAAACTAAGTGTGCTATAGATACACAATGATTAGCTACCGGGTGACTAGACCAACTTAACAAAGCCTCAAAAAAGACATAGTCCTAATAAAGTTCCCTCGTCTAAAATGCATAAAACGTGATCAATGTCATAGTACATAATTACCACAATACTTAACCatagcagcagcagcaacaatacagggaaaaaaacaaaaacaaaaaaagaaaGTTTGTGGATAAAAATGAGAATCATAGTTCACCAAAAGTTGTAAAAAAAGTTAAACCAGAAAATGAGAAATAAACAAGTAGCAGCTGACAGTATTAGCAAGAGAGTTGAGTAATCTAGAGTGATTTTGAGTCATTGCATTTAGAAGGCATATATCTCCGAGGTCTCACGCTTAACAATCACTTTTGCCGACCCTGATGCACGTGGGGAGTGTAACAGTGTTCTTGATACAATTGACTCTACATCGTCCGTAACTTCTTCAGTAAGCTCTATGGTTACCTTCTTCAGCATGGGGGATTTGGCCATTATTAGTAGCACAAACTCCAAATGAAGCTCAAAGCCAAAGAACCCATAAATCTTTAATTTATTCAGATTCTTCAACCAAATATTTGAATAGCCTTCAAGTGTGACCGGGTTTTTTTTGAAACTATCACGAACTCTTGGATCGTAAGCAAGACCTTCATAAAACTACAAGAAACGTAAATATATTTCAATTGTCAGTATATTTTGGAACGAATTTGAAAACATCGGATTAATTCAAGATGGACTAAAGTGACTTACCCCTAGCTTGAGCTTCTCCAAATTCGGGGAGCTTCGGATCAAAAGGAAAAGCAAAGGTAATCCCCCGCAGTCAAGAAAACACATGTCATCTATATCCAAGTATTTAAGGTGGACTAAGGAGATTGGAAGCTCTTGTGGAAGCGAGTCCACGTTAAAAGACTTGACCCACATGCCAAATTACAATTAAAGATTAATAAGCAAATTAGTATTCATTTTTCAAGTAAAATCAACCATATATATGATGGAATATGTGTATAATTAACTTACATAAATGACCCAAATAGAGGTAACAAGACGTTCAATAACAGGCAAGCACTCAATTAGGTCAGTAATGGAGGAAACGTCATTACCGAGAATATCATGTTCACGAATAAACTGCAGCAACTTACAATActtaattaaataatgataatccatTAGCATATATATAATTTACGATCACAACTTATTACTTACCAGAGTGAACCTCTTAAGTAATGGACAACTCGATACAAGATGTACAAGAGTTTTTGTAGAGATCTTTACACCATGCAAATATAAGCTTGACAGGCTACCAAATCCATCAAATGTTGGTTGATCATATATGGAAACGTTATGGAGATGTAGGTTCGTTAACTGGTGCAACGAGAAGAAGGATAACGGTAACCTATACTCATTGTATTTATTTAAGACAAGACTAAATATTTTGACGGTATTCATCCTCGacaaatgacttatgatttggtcaaGTTCATCACCGATCTCATCTCGGATCTCATCTTCGATAAGGGAGAACTTGAGTAGTGGACCCTGATGCAATAACAAAACTTGGTTTACAGCATCAAAAAACTGTTCAGCACCAATCATAACCTCGTCAAAAAAAAGTTCAGGAATTGTGGTCCAACGGTACCTCCAATCCCTCGAGAGGATACTTGTCCTGACTGCATCTTCAATTGGTAAAAGACATAGGATGGTGTCTATTATGGGTTGAGGAAGGGTGCTAATTCGATCCAAAAACGAACGTCGAACATTCATATTATGATAATCAATCTCGTGGAACCAATATTTGATAATGCTGCAAAAAACAATTCAACATAAACTGAGTTTTGTAGAtacatcataaatcaagttcaactGTAACTGTATTCATTCTCTTCGACTAGTGTTCATCAATGGAACCATTATTACCTTACCTCAACCTTTTTGCACATAAAAATGATATTTTGAACAAGTTAACAGGTTAAAATATAACAAACTTTAAACATTTTAGCAGTATAACATACGTGTAACGTTTATATCCATTATCCATCTATCATTAGTAAACTTGGAAAATTTATCTAAACCACAAAAACATTGAAATAGTTATatcgaccattaaccttaaataataaaacaattatcG of the Rutidosis leptorrhynchoides isolate AG116_Rl617_1_P2 chromosome 5, CSIRO_AGI_Rlap_v1, whole genome shotgun sequence genome contains:
- the LOC139849743 gene encoding F-box/FBD/LRR-repeat protein At1g13570-like encodes the protein MCKKVEVSIIKYWFHEIDYHNMNVRRSFLDRISTLPQPIIDTILCLLPIEDAVRTSILSRDWRYRWTTIPELFFDEVMIGAEQFFDAVNQVLLLHQGPLLKFSLIEDEIRDEIGDELDQIISHLSRMNTVKIFSLVLNKYNEYRLPLSFFSLHQLTNLHLHNVSIYDQPTFDGFGSLSSLYLHGVKISTKTLVHLVSSCPLLKRFTLFIREHDILGNDVSSITDLIECLPVIERLVTSIWVIYSFNVDSLPQELPISLVHLKYLDIDDMCFLDCGGLPLLFLLIRSSPNLEKLKLGFYEGLAYDPRVRDSFKKNPVTLEGYSNIWLKNLNKLKIYGFFGFELHLEFVLLIMAKSPMLKKVTIELTEEVTDDVESIVSRTLLHSPRASGSAKVIVKRETSEIYAF